Proteins encoded within one genomic window of Acidobacteriota bacterium:
- a CDS encoding PLDc N-terminal domain-containing protein has protein sequence MWTLLGWLAIALSTVAVFDILGGSRTLAEKVMLIVFVVAFPLVGSTLYLTMLREKK, from the coding sequence ATGTGGACATTGCTCGGTTGGTTAGCGATTGCTTTGTCAACAGTTGCCGTTTTTGACATTTTAGGCGGCAGCCGCACCCTGGCGGAAAAAGTCATGTTAATTGTATTTGTGGTTGCCTTCCCGCTGGTTGGTTCGACACTGTATTTAACCATGCTCCGCGAAAAGAAATAG